In one window of Pseudomonadota bacterium DNA:
- a CDS encoding RagB/SusD family nutrient uptake outer membrane protein, which translates to MRSAKLTILAMSLMATACQGSILDLHPLNDLPAELVFADPALVEAFVNQAYGEGVRHGFWRRGDVCVDALSGDVRHTHWRGSKEFVTAATTADNGEAATAGLWGASYRVIRNINIFFANIESSAVDADRRAQLIAEMQFIRAWIYADLIRWYGGVPLIDEIFTTTDTHKFAALVRSSYDEVVARIVTDLDQAIPLLPPTDNNGKATQMAAMALKSRVLLYAASPLNNPSNDPGKWIAARDAAKAVVDAIADQTLHPSYAEVFLSTTSETLWARTFAGGTTGQGHSVNLANSPNGYNGWGGNNPLQGLVDAYDMSNGLPITDPNSGYNPQDPYLNRDPRFYATINHNGAMWKGRQIETFNGGLDTKEGPVQDWNGTHSGYYMRKFLRESEPVSETVPSTTPWPFFRKAGAYLNYAETLLALGDEINAKIWMNKTRARVGMPDITETGWPLVERYRQERRVELAFEEHRLFDILRWMIADQVLNTPAGGVTIVKDAAGLLSYDYTTKKPIPDRAFDATKHYRMPIPRSEIDKAPMLLQNPGYN; encoded by the coding sequence ATGAGAAGCGCGAAGTTGACGATCCTGGCGATGTCGCTTATGGCAACTGCATGCCAGGGCAGTATTCTGGACTTGCATCCCCTGAACGACCTTCCTGCAGAGCTTGTCTTCGCCGACCCAGCGCTGGTGGAGGCATTCGTGAACCAGGCTTACGGCGAGGGTGTCCGTCATGGGTTTTGGCGCCGGGGCGACGTCTGCGTGGACGCGCTTTCCGGCGACGTGAGGCACACCCACTGGCGGGGATCCAAGGAGTTCGTCACGGCGGCTACGACTGCGGACAATGGCGAGGCCGCGACTGCCGGCCTGTGGGGTGCGTCCTATCGCGTCATCAGAAACATCAATATCTTCTTTGCGAATATCGAGTCCTCTGCAGTGGACGCAGACCGGAGGGCACAGCTCATCGCGGAGATGCAGTTCATTCGAGCTTGGATCTATGCGGACCTGATTCGCTGGTATGGAGGAGTTCCGCTCATCGACGAAATCTTCACTACGACGGATACGCATAAGTTTGCCGCGCTCGTGAGGAGCAGCTACGACGAGGTAGTAGCAAGGATCGTGACGGACCTTGACCAGGCAATTCCGCTCCTTCCACCAACGGACAACAATGGCAAGGCCACACAAATGGCGGCCATGGCACTCAAGTCACGGGTGCTGCTGTACGCCGCGAGCCCTTTGAATAACCCATCGAATGACCCGGGGAAATGGATAGCAGCACGGGATGCAGCGAAGGCTGTCGTTGATGCGATAGCTGACCAGACGCTGCACCCGAGCTATGCGGAGGTCTTCCTGTCGACCACGTCGGAGACGCTCTGGGCGCGGACCTTCGCGGGCGGTACTACCGGTCAAGGCCACTCGGTCAACCTTGCCAACAGTCCGAACGGATACAACGGCTGGGGTGGCAACAACCCGCTGCAGGGCTTGGTAGACGCCTATGACATGAGCAATGGGCTGCCGATTACCGATCCTAACAGTGGCTACAATCCGCAAGACCCGTACCTGAACCGGGATCCCCGGTTCTACGCCACGATCAATCACAACGGCGCTATGTGGAAGGGCCGGCAAATCGAGACTTTCAATGGTGGATTGGACACCAAGGAAGGGCCGGTTCAGGATTGGAACGGAACGCACAGTGGTTACTACATGCGAAAGTTTCTCAGGGAGAGTGAGCCGGTTAGCGAAACCGTCCCCAGCACCACGCCTTGGCCGTTTTTCAGAAAGGCCGGTGCGTACCTCAACTACGCGGAAACGCTGCTCGCGCTGGGGGACGAAATCAATGCAAAGATATGGATGAACAAGACTCGGGCTCGAGTGGGCATGCCGGACATCACAGAAACCGGCTGGCCGCTGGTGGAGAGGTATCGCCAGGAAAGACGGGTTGAGCTGGCGTTTGAAGAACACCGGCTGTTTGACATCCTGCGTTGGATGATAGCGGACCAGGTACTGAACACGCCGGCAGGAGGGGTTACCATCGTGAAGGATGCCGCCGGCCTGTTGAGCTACGACTACACGACGAAGAAGCCGATACCGGATAGAGCATTCGATGCCACGAAGCACTACCGGATGCCCATACCGAGAAGTGAGATCGATAAGGCCCCGATGCTTCTACAGAACCCCGGCTACAACTGA
- a CDS encoding efflux RND transporter permease subunit: MNLPGFSVGRPIFTAMVTFIVLTLGAASLSRLRIDMLPEIEMPRLTVRTGYEGAAPEVMERLVTQPIEEIIATVPGVEEITSISSEGNSSVRVAFAWGIDIDVAAQDVRSRLEDELNELPEDVTRPQIRKFDIASFPVVLLGIASNLDPVELTELIEEHVRYRFARLPGVAQVDLWGGYHREIRVELDPERIRALELPLERVLRAIRDSNVDLPAGEIEDGRHEVRLRTPAEYRNLDEIRQTVVTVRQGAPVTVGQFATVIDGYEKLTRIVRVNGQLGLRVAIRKQADANTVQVSQRVLAEIERINQDFPQIEIIPVINQGNLIERSISNVANSVMYGGGLAVLVLLFFLRNVRSTLIISLAIPISVIATFALVYLGGFSLNLMTLGGLALGVGMMVDSSIVVLENIFRRRSEEREPSQAAAVAGAREVAGAIVASTITTLIIFLPLMFVRGVAGLLFRELAFVVGFSLICALLVALSLVPMLASRLLGDAEGRDGGGAGWTRRFVASAGKSMSRLGEAYRDLLQAALRRRLITLALASGATALSLWLWPLVGHEFMPPSDEGEVRLSGEMELGTRLDLVDRQTQLMERMIEPHVPEARATVVSVGSSGYRPDSGARGRIQLSLVPATARKRSNAEIAADLRRRLDNRIPGMIVRTRAPQGQFVLERVLGNAGEGLTVEVRGLELATIDALAARVVEALADVPGVTDVESTRKDGVPQAELRVETDKAAQLGLSARQVAEVIEIAVAGRQAGEYRPHGKQYRILVQFRDAERLSLEQILDLTLETPAGDTVALRNVVTVDRGRGPVLIDRKEQQRLVSVTANVAGRDLGSVGADVQAKLARIPRPLGYDLVLAGAFEEQQKAAQELVLSLLLALVLVYMVLACQYESLRDPFVVILSVPVAATGVLLALWLTGSTLNVQSYIGCIMLGGIAVNNAILLIDQAGQLRAQGMDTHAAVSEAGRRRLRPILMTTMTTILGLLPLAFGVGEGAEAQAPLARAVIGGLTASTAITLLLIPVVYSMLHPERLPPARSHGSARSEAVPLRGTQTACADPVVESMDSGVKRTTGSDPRDRLLP; encoded by the coding sequence GTGAACCTGCCGGGGTTCAGCGTGGGCCGTCCAATCTTCACCGCGATGGTGACGTTCATCGTGCTCACGCTCGGCGCTGCCTCGCTGTCGCGCCTGCGCATCGACATGCTGCCCGAGATCGAGATGCCCCGGCTTACGGTGCGTACCGGCTACGAGGGCGCCGCACCGGAGGTCATGGAGCGCCTGGTTACGCAACCGATCGAGGAGATCATTGCCACGGTGCCTGGGGTCGAGGAAATTACGTCGATCTCGTCGGAGGGCAACAGCAGCGTGAGGGTTGCGTTCGCGTGGGGCATCGACATCGATGTCGCTGCACAGGACGTGCGCTCGCGTCTCGAGGACGAGCTAAACGAGCTGCCTGAGGACGTCACTCGGCCGCAGATCCGCAAGTTCGACATCGCCAGCTTTCCGGTTGTGCTGCTTGGTATCGCCAGCAATCTCGACCCGGTCGAGCTCACCGAGCTGATCGAGGAACACGTACGCTACCGTTTCGCACGCTTGCCCGGCGTGGCACAGGTCGATCTGTGGGGCGGCTACCATCGGGAGATCAGGGTCGAGCTCGATCCCGAACGCATCCGAGCGCTCGAGCTGCCGCTCGAGCGGGTGCTAAGGGCGATCCGCGACTCGAACGTCGACCTGCCTGCGGGAGAGATCGAGGACGGGCGCCATGAGGTGCGCCTGCGGACGCCGGCGGAATACCGCAATCTCGACGAGATCCGTCAGACGGTGGTCACCGTGCGCCAAGGCGCTCCTGTCACCGTGGGCCAGTTCGCCACGGTCATCGATGGTTACGAGAAGCTAACCCGGATCGTGCGTGTCAACGGTCAACTCGGCTTGCGCGTCGCGATCCGCAAGCAAGCGGACGCCAACACGGTTCAGGTTTCCCAGCGAGTCCTGGCGGAGATCGAACGCATCAACCAAGACTTTCCACAGATCGAGATAATTCCGGTAATAAACCAGGGAAACCTGATCGAGCGCTCGATCTCCAATGTGGCCAACTCGGTGATGTATGGTGGTGGATTGGCAGTTCTCGTGTTGCTGTTCTTCCTTCGGAACGTGCGCAGTACACTGATCATCTCGCTCGCGATTCCGATCTCGGTGATCGCCACCTTCGCGCTGGTCTACCTCGGCGGCTTCAGCTTGAATCTGATGACGCTCGGTGGCCTTGCGCTGGGGGTCGGCATGATGGTCGATAGCTCGATTGTCGTGCTCGAGAACATCTTCCGCCGCCGCAGCGAGGAGCGCGAACCCAGCCAGGCAGCTGCGGTCGCCGGAGCACGCGAGGTGGCGGGCGCGATCGTCGCAAGCACGATCACCACCTTGATCATCTTCCTGCCGCTGATGTTCGTACGCGGCGTGGCTGGTCTGCTGTTTCGTGAGCTCGCGTTCGTGGTCGGGTTTTCCCTGATCTGCGCACTGCTGGTGGCGCTCAGCCTGGTGCCGATGCTTGCCTCGCGGCTCCTGGGCGATGCGGAGGGCCGCGACGGTGGAGGTGCGGGCTGGACGCGCCGCTTCGTCGCCAGCGCGGGTAAGTCGATGAGCAGGCTTGGCGAAGCCTATCGCGACCTCCTGCAGGCGGCGTTGCGCAGGCGGCTGATCACATTGGCCTTGGCAAGCGGCGCCACAGCGCTCAGCCTGTGGCTGTGGCCGCTCGTCGGGCACGAATTCATGCCACCGAGCGACGAGGGAGAAGTGAGGCTGAGCGGCGAGATGGAGCTCGGCACGCGGCTCGATCTGGTGGACCGACAGACGCAGCTCATGGAGAGGATGATCGAGCCCCACGTGCCGGAGGCACGCGCGACCGTCGTTAGTGTGGGTTCGTCTGGCTACCGGCCCGACAGCGGTGCGCGGGGCAGGATTCAGCTCTCGCTCGTGCCAGCGACGGCACGCAAACGATCCAACGCAGAAATAGCCGCTGATTTACGGCGCAGACTCGATAATCGCATCCCAGGCATGATCGTGCGGACTCGGGCGCCGCAAGGACAGTTCGTGCTCGAGCGAGTGCTTGGCAATGCCGGGGAAGGGCTCACGGTGGAGGTTCGGGGACTCGAGCTTGCGACGATCGACGCGCTTGCCGCGCGAGTCGTCGAGGCGCTCGCAGACGTGCCCGGCGTCACGGACGTCGAGAGCACGCGCAAGGACGGAGTCCCGCAGGCGGAGCTGCGCGTCGAGACAGATAAGGCCGCACAGCTGGGGCTAAGCGCGCGCCAGGTAGCAGAGGTCATTGAGATTGCAGTGGCAGGGCGCCAGGCCGGCGAATACCGGCCGCACGGCAAGCAGTACCGCATTCTCGTGCAGTTCCGGGACGCGGAACGGCTCTCGCTCGAGCAAATCCTGGACCTGACGCTCGAGACGCCGGCCGGAGACACGGTCGCCTTGCGCAACGTCGTGACGGTCGACCGGGGCCGCGGTCCAGTCCTGATCGACCGCAAGGAACAGCAGCGGCTGGTCAGCGTGACCGCCAACGTGGCAGGTCGAGATTTGGGCTCGGTGGGGGCCGACGTGCAGGCGAAGCTGGCTCGCATCCCGCGACCGCTCGGCTACGATCTGGTGCTGGCCGGAGCGTTCGAGGAGCAACAAAAGGCGGCGCAGGAGCTCGTCTTGAGCCTGCTGCTCGCGCTCGTGTTGGTCTACATGGTGCTCGCCTGCCAGTATGAGTCGTTGCGCGACCCTTTCGTCGTCATACTCTCGGTGCCCGTTGCCGCCACCGGCGTGCTGCTGGCGTTGTGGCTGACCGGCTCCACGCTCAACGTGCAGTCGTATATCGGCTGTATCATGCTCGGGGGGATCGCGGTCAACAACGCCATCCTGCTCATCGATCAGGCGGGACAGCTGCGTGCGCAGGGCATGGACACACACGCCGCGGTTTCGGAGGCGGGACGGCGGAGGCTGCGTCCGATCCTCATGACGACCATGACCACCATCCTCGGCCTGCTGCCGCTCGCGTTCGGCGTTGGCGAGGGTGCCGAGGCCCAGGCTCCGCTGGCGCGTGCTGTCATTGGTGGTCTCACCGCGTCGACGGCGATCACGTTGCTGCTGATTCCCGTGGTCTATTCCATGCTGCATCCCGAGCGCCTGCCACCGGCGAGATCCCATGGCAGCGCCAGGTCGGAGGCGGTACCGCTGCGCGGCACGCAGACTGCGTGCGCGGATCCGGTCGTGGAGAGTATGGACTCAGGAGTCAAACGGACAACGGGCTCGGATCCCCGTGACCGGCTACTTCCATGA
- a CDS encoding efflux RND transporter periplasmic adaptor subunit, giving the protein MRSKALIVVAAVLGLVGFAIAARLADDEASARPSPRRDPAPVEVAAVMRAPIELRRTFSGTIEAKSRFVVAAHVSGRVERLLVDLADEVTRGQVVAELNDAEQSQGVSEAAAELAVARANVSDAESGLVLATRELERLRGLRASGVVSDSDLDSAEARHVAGATRVKVARARVKRAQATLARSRIRSSYTKVAAVWADGDDRRVVAERHVAEGDSVAPGSPLMTVVDLEPLNAVVYVTEKEYAQVRPGQTARVTTDAFPGRSFSAQIGRIAPVFQKSSRQARMELEVPNREHLLKPGMFIRAEVVLERVKDATIVPFSALTVRKGRNGLFVLDEVGKHVAWRAVRVGIRQGGRVQVEGEGVSGRVVTLGQQLIDDGSEIQIAEAGPATGADGQP; this is encoded by the coding sequence GTGCGCAGCAAAGCACTCATCGTCGTTGCGGCCGTGCTCGGGCTTGTCGGGTTTGCGATCGCCGCCCGCCTCGCGGACGACGAAGCGTCCGCACGTCCTTCACCCCGGCGTGATCCGGCGCCGGTCGAGGTGGCGGCGGTCATGCGAGCGCCGATCGAGCTGCGGCGGACCTTTTCCGGCACGATCGAGGCGAAATCCCGTTTCGTCGTGGCTGCCCACGTCAGTGGGCGTGTGGAGCGCTTGCTGGTGGACCTGGCTGACGAGGTCACGCGGGGTCAGGTCGTGGCCGAGCTGAACGACGCCGAGCAGAGTCAGGGCGTGAGCGAGGCCGCGGCGGAGCTGGCCGTGGCGCGCGCGAATGTATCGGACGCCGAAAGTGGCCTCGTTCTCGCCACGCGGGAGCTGGAGCGCTTGCGTGGACTGCGAGCCAGCGGTGTCGTGTCCGACTCGGATCTGGACAGCGCCGAGGCTCGGCACGTGGCGGGTGCCACCCGCGTGAAAGTGGCGAGGGCACGGGTCAAGCGGGCACAGGCGACGCTTGCCCGTTCGCGCATCCGATCCAGCTACACCAAAGTGGCAGCGGTCTGGGCCGATGGCGACGACAGGCGCGTCGTAGCCGAGCGTCATGTCGCCGAAGGAGACAGCGTGGCGCCGGGCAGTCCGCTCATGACGGTAGTCGATCTCGAGCCGCTCAACGCTGTCGTTTACGTCACCGAAAAGGAGTACGCGCAGGTACGGCCGGGGCAGACGGCGAGGGTCACGACCGATGCGTTTCCCGGCAGGAGCTTCAGCGCCCAGATTGGTCGCATCGCCCCGGTATTCCAGAAGAGCTCACGTCAAGCTCGCATGGAGCTCGAGGTTCCGAACCGCGAGCATCTGCTCAAGCCGGGCATGTTCATACGGGCCGAGGTCGTCCTAGAGCGGGTGAAGGACGCCACCATCGTTCCCTTTTCGGCGCTGACCGTGCGCAAGGGCCGGAACGGCTTGTTCGTGCTCGATGAGGTCGGCAAGCACGTCGCGTGGAGGGCGGTGCGCGTAGGCATTCGGCAGGGTGGCCGGGTCCAGGTTGAAGGCGAGGGCGTCTCCGGGCGCGTCGTGACCCTTGGCCAGCAGCTCATCGATGACGGATCGGAAATCCAAATCGCAGAAGCTGGTCCAGCAACCGGCGCGGACGGGCAGCCGTGA